DNA sequence from the Kazachstania africana CBS 2517 chromosome 4, complete genome genome:
CTCTCATACCTTGTTGTAATCTATCCGCACCGGCACAGGACAACATCTTGTTAATTCTTAAGACGTGGAATGGGTGGACTCTGACTCTTAAGTGGAAAGCATCTCTACCAGAGATCTTGGTCATGTACTTGTTAGCACAGATACGAGCAGCTTCTAAAGCTTCAGAAGATAATTGTTCTAATTCGTTGGAGACTAAGTGGACACATAATGGGAATTCATCGACGGTAGCCTTCTTCTTACCTAAATCGTAGATTCTGATCTTAGAGTCTGGAACAGCTCTGTTGTATCTAGACTTTGGGTAAGGCTTGTTCTTTTGATATCTGTAACATCTAGCTGGTCTTCTAGCCATTTTTAATGTTTTTTGATCTGATGtgtttcaagaaagaacttaaaatataaaataagaAGAGAGAAAAGTGTTTTTTAAATAGAGGTTAAAATGAATTACAGTCAAATTGTCTCTATTACTAAAAATTTGTAATCTTG
Encoded proteins:
- the RPL10 gene encoding 60S ribosomal protein uL16 (similar to Saccharomyces cerevisiae RPL10 (YLR075W); ancestral locus Anc_8.10) encodes the protein MARRPARCYRYQKNKPYPKSRYNRAVPDSKIRIYDLGKKKATVDEFPLCVHLVSNELEQLSSEALEAARICANKYMTKISGRDAFHLRVRVHPFHVLRINKMLSCAGADRLQQGMRGAWGKPHGLAARVDIGQIIFSVRTKDNNKDVVIEGLRRARYKFPGQQKIIISKKWGFTNLDRAEYVKRRDAGEVKDDGAFVKFLSKKGSLEENYREFPEYFAQQA